One window from the genome of Gimesia aquarii encodes:
- a CDS encoding PSD1 and planctomycete cytochrome C domain-containing protein produces the protein MYAFRCMRSVICCPPIMLATILCTSSVCWSDSISATKPIVKQQIDFEKTVLPIFVKHCLDCHGPDDREGGLRLTSRKNILLRNDSGEPAIVVGKSDQSILYHRISTQDEKEQMPPSDAGERLSSQEILILKQWIDQGANWPTESEEPKHWAYVPPVKNMPPVLKGQVRINNSIDSFIVEKLRSQETPLSQAAPASPAGLLRRVSLDLIGLPPTLEDVIAFEKNPSPKAYEKYVDSLLQSPRYGEKWARQWLDLARYADSNGFQADQLREMWLYRDWVIKSLNQDLPFDQFTIQQLAGDLLPQATIDQKIATGFHRCTTCNVEAGVDPEENRVNQIFDRVNATGLVWLGTTFECAQCHNHKYDPFSQQDYYQIFAFFNNTPLEVKQVGKSVTFEVTGPKLALPLDKKAEQSKDELTNQRLTIQTQLNARQKTLIESLPKWEETMLALLENSEESTKVPVTVQKILRTNSEKRTSKQKKELKSFQQKQDKAYSTLEKDLNRIRNALKALEPDTTLVMVEMSQPRMNHIFKRGDFLNKGAAVTPQTPDALHPLKTNRKPDRLAFAKWLVARENPLVARVTVNRWWSQFFGHGIVATQEDFGSQGDAPTHPELLDWLAVEFMEHNWSMKHIHKMIVMSATYQQSSKVTPALLEVDPYNQLYTRGPRLRLAAESIRDNALVISGLLSTKMGGPPVYPPQPKGLWRHVGRNAPKYLTSTTEDRYRRGVYVIWRRSAPYPSFTNFDAPDRGSCVINRSRTNTPLQALTLLNDPAYIEIAVGLAKRLATKDVASNLSDRERVTYAFRLCVARKPKTEEVDLLTKVFQQELKYFQEHPQAAQKLISAENRPEGVGATRMAAWLYIANILLNLDETITKG, from the coding sequence ATGTATGCTTTTCGATGTATGCGATCTGTCATTTGTTGCCCCCCAATAATGTTGGCCACCATTCTCTGCACTTCGTCTGTATGCTGGTCCGATTCTATATCAGCAACAAAACCGATTGTTAAGCAACAAATCGATTTTGAAAAAACCGTGCTCCCTATCTTTGTTAAACATTGCCTGGACTGTCATGGTCCAGATGACCGCGAAGGGGGCTTACGACTTACAAGCCGCAAAAACATCCTGCTCCGAAATGATTCTGGTGAACCAGCAATTGTTGTTGGCAAAAGTGATCAAAGCATACTTTACCATCGTATTTCAACGCAGGATGAAAAAGAACAGATGCCACCCTCTGATGCAGGCGAGCGTCTTTCCAGTCAGGAAATCCTAATTCTGAAACAGTGGATTGACCAGGGTGCAAACTGGCCAACAGAGTCAGAAGAGCCTAAGCACTGGGCTTATGTGCCACCTGTCAAAAACATGCCACCTGTTCTCAAAGGTCAAGTTCGTATCAACAATTCTATTGATTCTTTTATTGTCGAAAAACTACGAAGTCAGGAGACACCACTTTCGCAAGCAGCACCAGCCAGTCCAGCAGGTTTACTGCGGCGCGTCTCTCTTGATCTGATCGGGTTACCTCCGACACTTGAGGATGTAATTGCTTTCGAAAAAAATCCCTCGCCAAAAGCTTATGAGAAGTATGTTGACTCTCTGCTACAATCTCCGCGCTATGGAGAAAAGTGGGCACGGCAATGGCTTGATCTGGCACGCTATGCCGATTCGAACGGCTTTCAGGCAGACCAATTGCGCGAGATGTGGCTATATCGCGATTGGGTTATCAAGTCTCTCAATCAGGATCTCCCCTTCGACCAGTTCACGATTCAGCAATTAGCGGGTGACCTCCTGCCACAAGCGACCATCGACCAGAAAATTGCCACCGGATTTCACCGCTGCACGACATGTAATGTTGAAGCAGGAGTTGACCCGGAAGAAAATCGTGTCAATCAGATTTTTGACCGCGTGAACGCTACCGGACTGGTTTGGCTGGGAACCACGTTCGAATGTGCTCAGTGCCACAACCATAAATATGATCCTTTCTCACAGCAGGACTATTATCAAATTTTTGCGTTTTTTAACAACACACCTTTAGAAGTAAAACAGGTTGGCAAAAGTGTGACATTTGAGGTCACCGGCCCCAAGTTGGCTTTACCTCTGGATAAGAAGGCAGAACAATCAAAGGACGAACTGACCAATCAACGATTAACTATTCAGACTCAATTGAACGCCCGGCAAAAAACGCTGATTGAATCCCTACCAAAGTGGGAAGAAACCATGCTCGCACTTTTGGAAAACAGTGAAGAAAGCACAAAAGTTCCTGTAACAGTTCAAAAAATTCTCCGTACCAATTCTGAAAAACGTACAAGCAAACAAAAAAAAGAGCTAAAAAGTTTTCAACAAAAACAAGACAAAGCTTACTCCACTTTAGAAAAAGATCTCAATCGTATTCGAAACGCATTAAAAGCACTTGAACCTGACACAACATTAGTGATGGTTGAAATGTCACAACCGAGGATGAATCACATTTTCAAACGAGGTGACTTTCTTAATAAAGGAGCCGCAGTCACACCACAAACTCCAGATGCCCTGCATCCTCTAAAAACGAACAGGAAACCAGATCGTCTCGCTTTCGCGAAATGGTTGGTCGCCAGAGAGAATCCACTGGTTGCCCGTGTAACAGTGAATCGCTGGTGGTCTCAATTTTTTGGGCATGGAATCGTAGCAACTCAAGAAGATTTTGGCAGTCAGGGCGATGCTCCCACTCATCCTGAATTGCTTGATTGGCTGGCAGTTGAATTTATGGAGCACAACTGGTCGATGAAACATATCCACAAAATGATTGTGATGTCGGCTACCTATCAACAATCTTCAAAAGTGACTCCGGCTCTGTTGGAAGTAGACCCTTATAATCAGCTGTATACGCGCGGTCCACGATTACGACTTGCGGCAGAAAGTATTCGAGACAATGCACTGGTCATTAGTGGTTTACTTTCAACTAAAATGGGAGGGCCTCCCGTTTATCCGCCACAGCCAAAGGGACTCTGGAGACATGTCGGCCGTAATGCTCCCAAGTATCTCACTTCTACTACAGAAGACCGCTACCGCAGAGGTGTGTATGTGATCTGGCGTCGAAGTGCCCCTTATCCCAGTTTTACGAATTTTGATGCACCTGATCGAGGTTCATGCGTGATCAATCGTTCGCGAACCAATACTCCTCTGCAGGCACTCACATTATTAAATGATCCTGCTTATATTGAAATTGCCGTTGGTCTGGCAAAACGACTGGCAACAAAAGACGTCGCTTCCAATCTAAGTGATCGCGAAAGGGTTACTTATGCATTCCGACTCTGTGTAGCCCGTAAACCAAAGACGGAAGAAGTGGACCTTCTGACAAAAGTGTTCCAGCAAGAATTAAAATACTTTCAGGAACACCCCCAAGCAGCCCAAAAACTTATCTCGGCAGAGAATCGTCCCGAGGGAGTGGGCGCCACACGCATGGCAGCATGGCTTTATATCGCCAACATTCTGTTGAATCTCGATGAAACAATTACAAAGGGCTAA
- a CDS encoding GspE/PulE family protein — MKSTWACLIAILCFTTHLTEIHAQPRLNDDGETEENQRTIANVSAIGQYPPLPVPFFRGNDPRFTNSQGFYFHFWKFLLVVLLFLLWAKTSSWVDEDSRGLKSNTEFWSSAILVAGGLGFLLVFCMPSFIVGFFVLLLAYGTPLGFYIHERNAKVPPSSRVMTPDHIRNLTIRYLARMGIRIGGTKTQQAAVGPDIRFIGKSSTGRGDDPTSSRRVENSRGFLAAKELVYDAIMRRATDVHLEPKDDEVGVRLRIDGVMYPTEGFDRSIGEAVLNIFKVLGAMDITERRRPQDGSFRAIMPDREIDFRLASQGTRHGEKMSLRILDQTNSIASLSELGLRKQLVDKLGTIVKQPHGLFLCCGPTGAGKSTTLFAALHEIDSYQRNIITVEDPVEYRIENVTQIEINQKAGQTFAESLRSILRQDPDVVMIGEIRDAETARIACQAANTGHMVFSTVHANDTFTALYRLIDLEVEPFMLASSLSALLAQRLARRLCPDCKEPYQPNPEFLKKANLPPDKVKCFYRLPKSREFVCPTCSGLGYMGRISVVELLEFNERMRDMIRDASNMSQLKAQARKNGMLYMKEEGLRLVVKGITSIDELLRVVK; from the coding sequence GTGAAATCTACCTGGGCGTGTCTTATTGCAATTCTATGCTTTACGACGCATTTAACAGAAATCCATGCGCAGCCCCGTCTGAATGATGATGGTGAAACAGAAGAAAATCAGCGAACGATAGCGAATGTATCTGCTATTGGGCAATATCCGCCGCTTCCGGTTCCCTTTTTTCGAGGTAATGATCCACGATTCACAAACTCACAAGGGTTTTATTTCCATTTTTGGAAGTTTCTCCTGGTCGTGTTGTTGTTTTTGCTTTGGGCAAAAACATCTTCTTGGGTCGATGAAGACAGCCGTGGTTTGAAGAGTAATACCGAGTTTTGGAGTTCTGCTATCTTAGTTGCTGGGGGACTTGGTTTTCTCCTTGTATTTTGTATGCCTAGCTTCATCGTTGGATTTTTTGTGCTACTGCTGGCTTACGGAACGCCTTTAGGATTTTATATTCATGAGCGAAATGCCAAAGTTCCCCCTTCCAGCAGAGTGATGACTCCCGATCATATACGCAATTTAACCATCCGATATCTGGCGCGTATGGGAATTCGTATTGGTGGCACAAAAACTCAACAAGCTGCTGTGGGTCCTGATATCCGATTCATTGGAAAGTCGTCGACCGGGCGGGGTGATGATCCAACAAGTTCACGTCGTGTTGAAAATTCGCGAGGTTTTCTTGCGGCTAAAGAATTGGTTTATGATGCCATTATGCGCCGTGCTACTGATGTGCATCTTGAACCAAAAGACGATGAAGTAGGGGTGCGTTTGCGAATCGACGGAGTCATGTATCCCACAGAAGGCTTTGATCGCTCTATCGGTGAGGCTGTTCTGAATATTTTTAAAGTTTTGGGTGCGATGGATATTACCGAGAGACGTCGTCCTCAAGATGGCAGTTTTCGTGCGATTATGCCTGATCGTGAGATTGATTTTCGTTTAGCCAGTCAGGGAACACGGCATGGCGAAAAAATGAGTTTAAGAATTCTAGATCAGACAAACTCAATCGCTTCATTATCAGAGCTCGGGTTACGCAAGCAGCTTGTGGATAAGTTAGGTACAATTGTTAAGCAGCCACATGGTTTGTTTTTGTGCTGTGGTCCCACTGGTGCAGGTAAATCAACGACCTTATTTGCCGCTTTGCATGAGATCGATTCGTATCAGCGAAATATCATCACAGTTGAAGATCCGGTGGAATATCGAATTGAAAATGTCACACAGATCGAGATTAACCAAAAAGCTGGTCAGACATTTGCAGAATCATTGAGAAGTATTCTTCGCCAGGATCCAGATGTGGTTATGATTGGAGAAATTCGTGACGCTGAAACCGCGCGCATTGCCTGTCAGGCTGCGAATACCGGGCATATGGTATTTTCGACAGTGCATGCCAACGATACGTTTACAGCTTTGTATCGTTTGATTGATTTGGAAGTGGAACCGTTTATGCTGGCGAGTTCCCTCTCTGCCTTACTGGCTCAGCGACTTGCCCGAAGATTGTGTCCTGACTGTAAAGAGCCGTACCAACCAAATCCTGAGTTTTTGAAGAAAGCAAATTTACCACCAGATAAAGTGAAGTGCTTCTATAGACTGCCTAAAAGCAGAGAATTCGTTTGCCCCACCTGTAGTGGATTGGGGTATATGGGGCGTATCAGTGTTGTTGAATTACTTGAGTTTAATGAGCGGATGCGAGACATGATACGAGATGCGTCTAATATGTCTCAGTTGAAAGCACAGGCACGGAAGAATGGTATGCTTTACATGAAAGAGGAAGGCTTAAGATTGGTTGTGAAAGGAATCACTTCTATTGATGAATTATTGAGAGTTGTGAAGTAA
- the nrdR gene encoding transcriptional regulator NrdR produces MMCPFCRDGETKVIDSRLSQPFSVRRRRECLACGKRYTTYEKIEESPLKVIKKDGARVPFDRTKMVKGIETACYKRPVSPDKIEALVSQIEAEIYENFDREVPSRFIGEHVSAVLKDVDQVAFVRFASVYRNFTDANDFVTEIQPMLRTDD; encoded by the coding sequence ATGATGTGCCCTTTTTGTCGTGATGGTGAGACGAAAGTGATTGATTCTCGTTTGAGTCAACCTTTCAGTGTGCGCCGACGACGAGAATGTCTGGCTTGCGGTAAGCGTTACACCACTTACGAAAAGATTGAAGAATCTCCCCTGAAAGTCATCAAGAAAGATGGTGCACGTGTTCCCTTTGACCGTACCAAGATGGTGAAGGGTATAGAGACCGCCTGTTATAAAAGGCCGGTCAGTCCTGATAAAATTGAAGCACTCGTATCACAAATCGAAGCTGAAATTTATGAGAACTTCGATCGCGAAGTTCCCTCACGTTTTATTGGTGAGCATGTTTCTGCGGTTTTGAAAGACGTCGATCAGGTTGCTTTTGTACGGTTTGCATCAGTTTATCGCAACTTCACCGATGCGAACGATTTTGTGACCGAGATCCAACCCATGTTACGAACAGATGATTAA
- a CDS encoding CvpA family protein: protein MIDILLLAILGIVTWCVASEGAWGAGFIFVSVLLAGLLAMNYFEPLATFLTNNIASSGAWRQRWDSIALVGLFVAFIFLFREVTVRIAPTYMQVHPLVHEIARWSFAFMTGYIAMAFLLTALHTAPLPREFGGFTPERANFFGAVAPDRQWLGFTQYVSEKSMRNGSMGHIFDGPEYTFPQHQNSIWPSFPIRYATRRGQGAAGGGQAAKPLTEEKASRAF, encoded by the coding sequence ATGATCGACATTTTACTTTTGGCAATTTTGGGAATTGTGACCTGGTGTGTTGCCAGTGAAGGCGCCTGGGGGGCAGGGTTTATCTTTGTCTCTGTTCTGTTGGCTGGTCTATTAGCGATGAACTATTTCGAGCCTTTGGCAACTTTCTTGACGAATAATATTGCTAGTTCCGGGGCTTGGCGGCAGCGCTGGGATAGTATTGCCTTGGTTGGGTTATTTGTTGCTTTTATTTTTCTCTTTCGCGAAGTTACCGTGCGGATTGCTCCAACTTATATGCAGGTCCATCCTCTGGTTCATGAAATCGCACGATGGAGTTTTGCATTCATGACCGGATATATTGCCATGGCATTCTTACTGACGGCTTTGCACACAGCACCTTTGCCGCGTGAGTTTGGTGGTTTTACTCCAGAGAGAGCCAATTTTTTTGGAGCTGTCGCCCCAGATCGTCAATGGTTGGGTTTCACGCAATACGTTTCTGAAAAGTCTATGCGTAACGGTTCTATGGGCCATATATTTGATGGACCTGAATACACATTTCCACAGCATCAGAATAGTATCTGGCCATCTTTTCCCATTCGTTATGCAACGCGAAGAGGCCAAGGGGCAGCCGGTGGTGGGCAAGCCGCGAAACCTTTAACAGAAGAGAAAGCCAGTCGTGCATTTTAG
- a CDS encoding sulfatase family protein has product MPSSVINLTILSLLAFGIMSPSANAAEKTARPNIVFFLVDDQRNDTLGCAGHPIIKTPNVDALAAAGIRFENAFVTTSICAASRASILTGLVERTHRYTFGTPPIASKFGEESYPAVLKRNGYRTGFIGKFGVSLSRDMIAKMFDSFQPHNRNPYHKKMPDGSTRHETQIAGDNAIQFIKSQTKQSPFCLSISFNAVHAEDGDKRPGIGHYPWPKIVDGMYEDLTLPEPRLSNPKVFESQPPFLKKSFNRVRYFWRWDTPDKFQTNMKAYYRMISGVDHVVGRVQKALKQQGLDQNTVIIYTGDNGYYMGQRGFAGKWSHYEESLRVPLIIDDPREPKSLSGRVLKPMVLNIDIPPTILNLADVKIPAQYQGRSLLPFIKGETPANWRQDFFCEHLMDNAGIPKWEGVRGKRYVYARYFENDFEFLHDLEADPDQLINFANDPNYAKVLKEMRKRCDELRDGYGGPFKAWPKPKKRKKLPRKNLQTRLILNHQRHSL; this is encoded by the coding sequence ATGCCCTCTTCAGTTATTAATTTGACCATTCTATCATTGTTAGCCTTTGGCATAATGAGCCCATCAGCAAATGCGGCAGAGAAAACAGCCCGCCCCAACATTGTTTTCTTTCTAGTTGACGATCAGCGAAATGACACACTCGGTTGTGCAGGACACCCAATTATAAAAACTCCTAATGTAGACGCATTAGCGGCTGCAGGTATCAGATTTGAAAATGCGTTCGTAACAACATCAATTTGTGCTGCCAGTCGCGCATCGATTCTGACAGGGCTCGTGGAACGCACCCATCGTTACACCTTCGGCACGCCTCCCATTGCCTCAAAGTTCGGAGAGGAAAGCTATCCAGCAGTTTTAAAGCGGAATGGTTACCGGACTGGCTTCATTGGTAAATTTGGCGTTAGTCTCTCCCGAGACATGATCGCCAAGATGTTCGACTCGTTCCAACCACACAATCGTAATCCTTATCACAAAAAAATGCCCGATGGCAGCACACGACATGAAACACAAATTGCAGGCGACAATGCAATCCAATTTATCAAATCACAAACCAAACAAAGCCCTTTCTGTCTATCGATCAGCTTTAACGCTGTTCACGCAGAAGATGGAGACAAGCGCCCCGGTATAGGACACTACCCCTGGCCCAAAATTGTGGACGGCATGTATGAAGACTTAACGCTACCCGAACCTCGACTTTCTAATCCTAAAGTCTTTGAAAGCCAGCCGCCATTTCTCAAGAAATCGTTTAACCGTGTACGTTATTTCTGGCGCTGGGATACTCCCGATAAATTTCAAACCAATATGAAAGCTTACTACCGCATGATCAGTGGCGTCGACCATGTTGTCGGACGTGTGCAGAAAGCACTGAAGCAGCAGGGGCTCGATCAAAATACCGTCATCATCTATACCGGCGACAATGGATATTACATGGGTCAGCGAGGCTTTGCTGGTAAATGGTCACATTACGAAGAATCGCTACGTGTGCCTCTTATCATCGATGACCCACGCGAGCCAAAGTCACTGTCTGGGCGTGTTCTTAAACCGATGGTATTAAACATCGATATTCCACCGACGATCTTAAATTTAGCTGACGTCAAAATCCCTGCCCAATACCAGGGGCGCTCGCTCTTGCCTTTCATCAAAGGAGAAACACCTGCGAATTGGAGACAGGATTTTTTCTGCGAACATTTGATGGATAATGCAGGCATACCAAAGTGGGAAGGTGTGCGCGGCAAACGCTATGTCTATGCCCGTTATTTTGAAAACGACTTCGAATTTCTGCATGATCTTGAGGCCGATCCTGATCAATTAATCAATTTTGCAAATGATCCCAATTATGCAAAGGTGCTCAAAGAGATGCGTAAGCGTTGCGATGAGTTACGCGACGGATATGGTGGTCCTTTCAAGGCCTGGCCCAAACCCAAAAAACGAAAGAAACTACCACGTAAGAACTTACAGACCAGACTAATACTTAACCACCAAAGGCATTCCCTTTGA
- a CDS encoding sulfatase family protein, producing MKLIPTTLCLCFIILYTIEETAQAAPPNIIYILADDMGYGDIRALNPKCKNSTPHLDQLAQSGMIFTDAHSSSSVCTPTRYGILTGRYNWRSRLKSGVLWGLSRRLIEENRLTVPTLLKQHGYFTACVGKWHLGMDWTLKEGGVATEKSFNKKTHLGWEVDYSQPIQNGPNSVGFDYFFGISASLDMPPYVYIENNRSQGIPTVTKAFHRDGPAHKDFEAIDVLPRTTKKTVDIIKQRAAASKSGTPFFIYFPLNAPHTPILPTPQWQGKSGINAYCDFVMQVDDTVGQVMHALKTQGISENTLIIFTADNGCSPAANFKEMADKDHQPSYQFRGHKADIYEGGHRVPFIASWPARVKVGTHSDQLTCLTDLLATVADITGAKLPDEAGEDSVSMLPALEGKATRPLREAAVHHSIRGAFSIRKDQWKLELCPGSGGWSSPRPGKDDLSQLASIQLYNLKNDLGEQKNVQHLHPEVVKELTDLLQSYAERGRSTPGKPQKNNGAVDIFAAGKSAQKMKPRIKKKKIKS from the coding sequence ATGAAATTGATACCCACTACGCTCTGCCTGTGTTTCATCATACTCTATACCATAGAGGAAACAGCCCAAGCCGCTCCTCCAAATATCATATACATCCTTGCGGACGACATGGGATATGGAGACATTCGCGCGTTGAATCCAAAATGTAAAAATTCAACTCCACATCTGGATCAGCTGGCACAAAGTGGCATGATTTTTACCGACGCTCATTCCAGCTCTTCTGTGTGTACTCCCACGCGATATGGAATTTTAACTGGTCGTTATAATTGGCGTTCCCGACTGAAAAGTGGTGTGCTCTGGGGCTTATCGCGCCGACTGATTGAAGAAAATCGCTTAACCGTGCCAACGTTACTAAAACAACATGGTTACTTCACAGCCTGTGTCGGCAAATGGCATTTAGGTATGGACTGGACTCTGAAAGAAGGAGGCGTCGCTACTGAAAAATCATTTAACAAAAAAACCCATCTGGGCTGGGAAGTCGATTATTCCCAACCAATCCAGAATGGACCAAATAGTGTCGGGTTTGACTACTTCTTTGGGATTAGCGCCTCTTTAGACATGCCCCCATACGTCTACATCGAAAATAATCGGAGCCAGGGAATCCCAACCGTCACCAAAGCATTCCACCGAGATGGTCCAGCACACAAGGATTTCGAAGCGATTGATGTCCTCCCACGCACCACTAAAAAAACGGTTGATATTATTAAACAAAGGGCAGCGGCTTCAAAATCGGGTACTCCCTTTTTCATCTATTTTCCATTAAACGCCCCGCATACACCCATTCTTCCCACTCCTCAATGGCAGGGCAAAAGTGGTATCAATGCCTACTGTGATTTTGTAATGCAGGTTGATGACACAGTAGGACAAGTGATGCATGCCCTCAAAACACAAGGCATCTCCGAGAATACTTTGATCATATTCACTGCCGATAATGGTTGTTCACCAGCGGCTAATTTTAAAGAGATGGCTGACAAAGATCATCAACCCAGTTACCAATTCCGAGGGCACAAAGCAGATATCTATGAAGGCGGACATCGTGTCCCGTTTATTGCAAGTTGGCCCGCTCGCGTTAAAGTGGGAACCCACTCTGATCAATTGACTTGTCTGACTGACCTGCTGGCAACCGTTGCTGACATTACTGGAGCTAAACTTCCGGATGAAGCAGGTGAAGATAGCGTCAGCATGCTTCCCGCGTTGGAAGGGAAAGCAACTCGCCCCCTGAGAGAGGCAGCCGTCCATCATTCGATACGCGGTGCATTTTCGATCAGAAAAGATCAGTGGAAACTCGAACTCTGCCCTGGTTCGGGAGGCTGGAGTTCTCCAAGACCTGGGAAAGATGATCTGAGTCAACTTGCGAGCATTCAGCTATATAATTTAAAAAATGATTTGGGAGAGCAAAAGAACGTACAGCACCTGCATCCTGAAGTCGTAAAGGAATTAACAGATTTATTGCAAAGTTATGCTGAAAGGGGTCGTTCCACTCCCGGTAAGCCACAAAAGAATAATGGTGCCGTCGACATCTTTGCAGCAGGCAAGTCTGCTCAAAAGATGAAACCACGGATTAAAAAAAAGAAAATTAAATCGTAA
- a CDS encoding DUF1501 domain-containing protein, with protein MNEHWQQLLNYTRREFFQRAGMGVGGAALTALLTDSLQAATPSATNPMAARKSHFPPKAKNVIFLHMVGAPSHLDLFDAKPKLQELDGELVPDKLWEGLRLAFIREQPKLMGSPFAFQQQGEAGINVSELMPHLGTVSDELCMIHSLKTDHFNHAPAQLFFQTGFSRFGRPSLGSWVNYGLGSENNNLPGFVVLITGNVAGAGNSLWGSGFLPSIYQGVEFRSQGDPVLFLSNPKGMTGNDRKRIIDSVNQLNKVQLADVGDPEIATRINQYEMAYRMQSAVPELMDISNEPKHIHEQYGTQPGKASFANNCLLARRLVERGVRFVQLFDQGWDHHGSLVKNIQKKCKQVDQPIAALISDLKQRGLLDDTLVVWGAEFGRTPMVQGDRKAPGRDHHKDAYTVWMAGGGVKRGFVYGKTDDIGFHVAENPMHVNDFHATLLHLLGMDHERLTFKFQGLDMRVTGVAGNVVPEIIA; from the coding sequence ATGAACGAGCACTGGCAGCAATTGCTGAATTATACCCGACGTGAGTTCTTTCAACGCGCAGGAATGGGAGTAGGTGGCGCTGCGTTGACAGCCTTATTAACTGACAGCTTGCAGGCAGCGACTCCGTCGGCCACAAATCCGATGGCAGCCCGTAAATCGCATTTTCCTCCGAAAGCCAAAAACGTAATTTTCCTGCACATGGTGGGTGCACCTTCACACCTTGATCTTTTTGATGCCAAACCAAAACTACAAGAGCTGGACGGAGAACTCGTTCCCGACAAACTCTGGGAAGGTTTGCGGTTAGCATTTATTCGTGAGCAACCCAAATTGATGGGAAGTCCGTTCGCCTTTCAGCAACAGGGAGAAGCCGGCATCAATGTCTCTGAATTGATGCCCCATCTGGGAACCGTCTCCGATGAACTTTGCATGATCCACTCTTTGAAAACCGATCATTTCAATCATGCACCCGCCCAACTATTTTTTCAAACCGGTTTTTCACGATTCGGTCGCCCTTCTTTGGGATCCTGGGTGAATTATGGCCTGGGTTCGGAAAATAATAATCTTCCTGGATTCGTAGTGCTAATTACTGGTAACGTCGCGGGAGCCGGTAACAGCCTCTGGGGCAGTGGTTTCCTACCCAGCATTTATCAGGGTGTCGAATTTCGTTCACAGGGAGACCCGGTATTATTTCTTTCCAATCCCAAAGGCATGACTGGTAATGACCGCAAGCGTATTATTGACAGTGTGAATCAATTAAACAAAGTCCAATTGGCTGATGTTGGTGACCCGGAAATCGCAACGCGCATTAACCAATACGAAATGGCTTACCGTATGCAATCTGCTGTCCCGGAACTCATGGATATTTCCAACGAACCCAAACATATTCACGAGCAATATGGCACACAACCTGGTAAAGCAAGTTTTGCGAATAACTGCCTGTTAGCCAGACGGCTTGTGGAACGGGGTGTGCGGTTTGTGCAATTGTTTGATCAGGGATGGGATCATCATGGAAGTCTCGTCAAAAACATTCAAAAGAAGTGCAAACAAGTCGACCAGCCCATTGCAGCCCTCATTAGCGATCTGAAACAGAGAGGTCTGTTGGATGATACACTCGTAGTTTGGGGTGCTGAATTTGGACGAACCCCCATGGTTCAAGGTGACAGAAAGGCTCCTGGTCGTGACCACCATAAAGATGCCTACACAGTCTGGATGGCAGGCGGTGGTGTGAAACGCGGATTCGTTTACGGCAAGACAGATGATATCGGATTTCATGTCGCTGAAAACCCAATGCACGTGAATGATTTTCATGCCACCTTACTGCATTTGTTAGGTATGGACCATGAACGACTTACCTTTAAATTTCAAGGTCTCGACATGCGAGTCACTGGCGTGGCCGGAAATGTCGTTCCTGAGATTATCGCCTGA